The genomic DNA GCAGTTCCCCGCAATGCGCGACCATTCTTACGATCTAATAAAGTCTTGACCGTTGAACGCCCATCGCCAACAATATTAGCGGGAATTCGTTCAACAATCGCTTGTACCCGACCATCAATAACCAGAAAACGGTAACTTGATGCAACCACCACTTCTTCTGCCATCACCGCGGGAGTTTGCTCAAATAACTGCCGGACAACCTGTTCAAATAATTCTCGTTCTGGCATTATCCGAAAAACGGCCACTTTATGCGACTCATCCGCCGCCTTTAATACAATCCCACCCGCTTGAACATACCGATCATAATCAGCAATCAATTGATTCGCCGTATGATATGTTTGCGAAGCTGGTACCTGAACGCCATGCTCAGCTAAGACTTGTTTGGCGGCTGCCTTATTAGTCAATACGGTCGTTAGCGCCTGTGGATTTAAATCTGTCCCACTACCGTTGACCACTAGCTGCGAACGCCCTAACTTGGTTAATCTTAAAATGTTAGCGGGCGCGTCAACAACGTCTACCCGCACACCACGCGTCAGTGCTTGCTGGACTAATTGCTGACTCGATAAATCTAACGTGGTAAAACCAGCAAGTTCAAAGGGCCGTTCATTGATAGCATTCTGGTAACGCGTAGCCTGTTTGAGTGCCCATGCCAACGGATCAGCTTGCATGGCGATTTGTGCGCTCAACGTCGTCTTGGGGTCTGTGACCCGCTTCTTCAACTGTTTGAGTAAGACCGCATCTTCATTCGGTAAGTTATAAGCCTTAACAAAATCAGCAAGTGCCTCTAAGACTTGGGCCGCTGGTACGGCTTGAGCACTAGCCGTTGTCGGATTTTCAGCCAATACTTGTTGGGTCAACTGCTCAGCTTGTACGTTGACCTGTGGCACCATCTTGACTGGAAGTGCCGGCATCATCACAAAGTAACTCGCTAGCAAACGAAGGAATGCCACCGCGTTAGCATCCACTCCAACTGGGCTAGTCGGGTCGAGATCTAATCCCCGGTATTCGAGATAATAAACGCCTTGACGGGTCATCGTGGCTAACTGACCGTTGCTCCGGAAACGAACTGGCCCATCAAAGTCGCTGACTGATAAGAGCTGTTTATCGCGCACTGCCGCAGTTAACTTAGCTACATAACGATCAATCGATGTGTAATCGCCTGTCACTTGACTGTAACGACCATCGGGATGTTGAACACTGCTACGCTGATGCCGACTAGTCGTATCAGTAACGGCGAGGGATGGCGAGGCGCCAAACAAATACTGAATCAGCCAATTCATTCGAACCAATCCTTGAGCAACTTTTAGATAGACTGCATTGCGAAAATCGACGTAACTGTGATACTGCTGATGAAACGTTTCGGTGTATAACCGAGTAAATAAAGTTTCATTCAAGCTGAGGTTCACATGACTTCCAGTAGTCATTAACTTCTGTATATCATACTTACGTGCTAAATCCCGGCGACGTTGATAGCCGACCTGATCAACATCAGCTAATGGGATTGTTGCCAAATCAGTCGGCAATACTGGCGTACTCGATAATGGCCATAATTGCTCTCCCTCACCGAGCGTTCGGCGTGCCGCTGTATTCAACCCATTCAGATAAGCCATTAATGCTGGAATATCACGACGAACCGGCGTACTAAATTTTAAAGCACTCGCTGAAAAGCCAGGGCGCAGTTGCTGATTTTGTTGTGCTGAGCCCAACGCGTGAGGATGACGTGTTGCGG from Lactiplantibacillus paraplantarum includes the following:
- the gshAB gene encoding bifunctional glutamate--cysteine ligase GshA/glutathione synthetase GshB, translated to MELDAVGKAIVQYQLVPLVHQANLGLEVTMHRVDSHGCLAATRHPHALGSAQQNQQLRPGFSASALKFSTPVRRDIPALMAYLNGLNTAARRTLGEGEQLWPLSSTPVLPTDLATIPLADVDQVGYQRRRDLARKYDIQKLMTTGSHVNLSLNETLFTRLYTETFHQQYHSYVDFRNAVYLKVAQGLVRMNWLIQYLFGASPSLAVTDTTSRHQRSSVQHPDGRYSQVTGDYTSIDRYVAKLTAAVRDKQLLSVSDFDGPVRFRSNGQLATMTRQGVYYLEYRGLDLDPTSPVGVDANAVAFLRLLASYFVMMPALPVKMVPQVNVQAEQLTQQVLAENPTTASAQAVPAAQVLEALADFVKAYNLPNEDAVLLKQLKKRVTDPKTTLSAQIAMQADPLAWALKQATRYQNAINERPFELAGFTTLDLSSQQLVQQALTRGVRVDVVDAPANILRLTKLGRSQLVVNGSGTDLNPQALTTVLTNKAAAKQVLAEHGVQVPASQTYHTANQLIADYDRYVQAGGIVLKAADESHKVAVFRIMPERELFEQVVRQLFEQTPAVMAEEVVVASSYRFLVIDGRVQAIVERIPANIVGDGRSTVKTLLDRKNGRALRGTAFKWPQSALQLGTVERYRLDSYHLTLDSVVSRGTQILLREDATFGNGADVLDATDDMHQSYVQAVEKLVADLHLSIAGVDVMIPNLYAELVPEHPEMAVYLGIHAAPYLYPHLFPMFGTAQPVAGQLLDALFGNED